One genomic window of Halictus rubicundus isolate RS-2024b chromosome 12, iyHalRubi1_principal, whole genome shotgun sequence includes the following:
- the LOC143359618 gene encoding uncharacterized protein LOC143359618 isoform X2 — protein MVRDVGTRISFLERGICEVHVPQAAVLPHEGHVVVPELLIPCSSGLGAEEHPEFPSVVAPPPLKAAETTVLPRSPRTVEDRVTAPGSSRGGHGSSLRTRSPLQRDRSASIQTVFALRLMFRPVRPFAPGTKVRKRRHREAHPRAPGWQIPDRPMAVLGCGTSTAAPPALRAWGRPRIWSPMSPDPSGTQDQSGNGGLPGLRTEQSPRRYPGSPSTIPAPPFSAAVAFERPTR, from the exons ATGGTGCGGGATGTAGGAACCAGGATCTCGTTCCTGGAGAGGGGCATCTGCGAGGTCCATGTGCCCCAGGCGGCTGTACTCCCGCATGAAGGCCACGTAGTGGTTCCTGAGCTGCTAATCCCGTGCTCGTCTGGTCTCGGCGCTGAGGAGCATCCTGAATTCCCGTCGGTGGTCGCTCCTCCTCCCCTAAAAG CGGCTGAGACGACGGTACTTCCTCGATCTCCCAGAACCGTCGAAGATCGGGTAACGGCTCCTGGCAGCTCACGTGGTGGACACGGGTCTTCCTTACGGACGAGGTCTCCTCTCCAACGGGACCGATCAGCGTCCATCCAAACGGTGTTCGCACTGCGACTGATGTTCCGGCCGGTCCGACCTTTCGCTCCCGGAACAAAAGTCCGCAAACGTCGGCACCGAGAAGCACATCCACGTGCGCCGGGTTGGCAAATTCCGGATCGGCCAATGGCAGTCCTTGGATGTGGGACCAGTACTGCAGCACCACCTGCTTTGAGGGCGTGGGGGCGACCAAGGATTTGGTCACCAATGTCTCCAGATCCATCTGGAACCCAGGATCAATCGGGGAACGGAGGCTTACCTGGACTTCGGACCGAGCAGTCCCCACGGCGGTACCCTGGTAGCCCGTCAACGATACCCGCACCGCCCTTTTCCGCAGCCGTAGCGTTTGAGCGGCCCACTCGCTGA
- the LOC143359618 gene encoding uncharacterized protein LOC143359618 isoform X1 — protein MVRDVGTRISFLERGICEVHVPQAAVLPHEGHVVVPELLIPCSSGLGAEEHPEFPSVVAPPPLKGPPVTAAETTVLPRSPRTVEDRVTAPGSSRGGHGSSLRTRSPLQRDRSASIQTVFALRLMFRPVRPFAPGTKVRKRRHREAHPRAPGWQIPDRPMAVLGCGTSTAAPPALRAWGRPRIWSPMSPDPSGTQDQSGNGGLPGLRTEQSPRRYPGSPSTIPAPPFSAAVAFERPTR, from the exons ATGGTGCGGGATGTAGGAACCAGGATCTCGTTCCTGGAGAGGGGCATCTGCGAGGTCCATGTGCCCCAGGCGGCTGTACTCCCGCATGAAGGCCACGTAGTGGTTCCTGAGCTGCTAATCCCGTGCTCGTCTGGTCTCGGCGCTGAGGAGCATCCTGAATTCCCGTCGGTGGTCGCTCCTCCTCCCCTAAAAG GTCCTCCGGTGACAGCGGCTGAGACGACGGTACTTCCTCGATCTCCCAGAACCGTCGAAGATCGGGTAACGGCTCCTGGCAGCTCACGTGGTGGACACGGGTCTTCCTTACGGACGAGGTCTCCTCTCCAACGGGACCGATCAGCGTCCATCCAAACGGTGTTCGCACTGCGACTGATGTTCCGGCCGGTCCGACCTTTCGCTCCCGGAACAAAAGTCCGCAAACGTCGGCACCGAGAAGCACATCCACGTGCGCCGGGTTGGCAAATTCCGGATCGGCCAATGGCAGTCCTTGGATGTGGGACCAGTACTGCAGCACCACCTGCTTTGAGGGCGTGGGGGCGACCAAGGATTTGGTCACCAATGTCTCCAGATCCATCTGGAACCCAGGATCAATCGGGGAACGGAGGCTTACCTGGACTTCGGACCGAGCAGTCCCCACGGCGGTACCCTGGTAGCCCGTCAACGATACCCGCACCGCCCTTTTCCGCAGCCGTAGCGTTTGAGCGGCCCACTCGCTGA